The stretch of DNA CAGAATATATTCAACCACACATATTATTCATCCATTCAATAATTTATGCGTCAATTAAGATTTAATTAGCACATATTCTGATTTATCCACGAAACGTCTGTTGCATTAAATGATCACGGCCTGGccataaagataaaatatatttgagcaTGAACAGGACGTCGAGCGGTACTCGGAATTAAAATACGAACTCTAAATCGTTCCAGGATCCATGATTAAGCAGATAATCTATTTCTGAAATGAATAGAAAAGgagaaaaaaaaagtaaatgatgatgatgatgatgatgatgatgatgatgatgatgatgatgatgatgatgatgatgatgatgatgatgatgatgatgatgatgatgatgatgatgatgatgatgatgatgatgatgatgatgatgaaaacagTTCCGGATTGGTTACGTGAGGAATTACGTTTCTTTCTTGTTACGTCATGGCCGATTGTAGTTGTTCCCGTTTTAACCGATTTGCCTCTCTTTATGTGTACCTTAATAGTTGCTCAAACCAATTTGATTTCGCAAGCCGCTTTTTCTCTGATAAACACATTTTTCGTACTCCTCTACTCATTTAGTGCGGGTATGGCGATGGGTATAGAAGGATTATTCTCGCAAGCTTTCGGCGCCAAAAACTATCGTTATTTGCGCTTGTTGTTACAGAAAGGGTTGTTGATACTGATTTGTAGCGGTTTATTGCTGGTGCCACTAAATTTCACTGCcgacaaaatattcatactttCCGGACAAAATGCAACGGTTGCTGAAGAGGCTGGAAGGATGCTGATAGTGTTGTCACCTAATAACATTTTTGTATTCGCGAATGACATTTTTATGCGTTTTTTGATGtctcaaaatattgttttaccGGTCGTTATTGTAGGAATATTCAACAACGTTGTCACCGCAGTAATCTGTTACGTCACGGTTATTGTACTACGTTTGGCCAGTCTAGGGGCGGCCATCTCTTTCCTTGTATTTTTTGTCCTAAATGCAGTTTGCGTGTGTATTGCATCTTCTCTGGTTAATAAAGACACTATAGCTATATACAGAACTAATACAGACATATTTAAGAATCTATGGGAGGTCGCTAGTATGGCTCTCGGCTCAGCAGTATCAATAACGTGTACTTCTGCAGCTCTAACAGTAGGTACCTTCTTCGCCGGCGCTTTTGGAGTGATCGAACTTGTAACATTGAGCGTCTCGTTGCAAGTAATCTTATTCAACTGCGATATATTTTTGGGCATATCGGAAGCGTGTTGTATGAGAGTTGGTTTCCTGTTATCATCCAGGGACGGTCACGCGGCCAAACGAGCTTTGTTCTTTTATGAAGGTATTGCGTTGATGGTCGCTGTAGTTTTCGGTGTAATAATTTGTTCGCTTCATGCTGTTTTAGCTCGGGGATTTGCTAGCGATAATTCGGTCGAAGACAAACTCAAACCTACGTTACTGTACATAGGAGCGACTGTACCTCTATTTGCTGTAGATGTAATATTTAATGCTGCAATTCGAGGATGCGCAAAGATAGCCATAACTTCGATAACGTTTTCAGTGAATTTAACACTAGGAACATCGTTAGGTTTGattctattatatttcacTCGGTTAGGCGCTCTGAGTATAATAATAGGATACCAGAGTACGTGTGTTTTAAATGCGTTGATATTTGTTCCGTACGCCATATTTGTTTTAGATTGGGATGAACAATCTAAACTAGCGCGTCACAAAACAACAGACGATCTGATGTTAATCCAAGACGGAACCGGAAATAGTGAATTGGATTACAGCACGTTTGATTTAGCATCCAGCGCCATCGTGAGGCGAGATTCATCATAGCAAATGGAATATGATtcacaaataatgaaataaatcttaaagaaatataatgattaattcattcattctttgATCGCTCAAATTTCTatcatgaatttattttgcatttctAAATATCAATGTGTAAAtccttccttgttcggtaaaacgttcgctgattggtccatttaacgggaattCCAACAGAAGCCTGacgtcgtttgttacaagcgctgtgattggtatgACCGGATTTTGGTCGGCTAAtgacgactccaacgactcatGACTCGTGTGGTCAAGGAAGGGCTCGGGGAACGGTTTTAgcttagcttagtgggttcgaatcccttgacgggtgaagatgggaTATGTAGCGGTTTGGAAGAGGAGTGAAAGTAAGCATTACTTACCGGGGCACGCACCCGGATCTCGTGCGTAGAAAACCAGCGTGCTAAACCTGTAGAACAATAGACCACTTGGCAGTAGTCGGTGTAACCGCATACAAATTGGtgcgattataaaagcttaccaccaacgctTAGGTAACTAACTTGGCAAGTGGTAATACAACTTCTTCTAAATGCGTAATACAGTATCATCTTACACAATCGCCTTCTCCAGCATCACATCATCCATTATCATCTTCACCATCACTATCACCAGTATCACTACTATCATCTCTAACATCACCATCACTATCTCAAGCATCTCTCCCATCATCAGCATCACTCTCTCAAACACCACCATCTCCAGTATCACAATCACCTTCCCCAGTATCACCATCACCTTCCCCAGCATCGCCATCACCTTCCCCGGCATCGCCATCACCTTCCCCGGCATCACCATCACCTTCCCCAGCATCGCCATCACCTTCCCCAGCATCGCCATCATCTTCCCCAGTATCACCATCACCTTCCCCAGCATCGCCATCACCT from Tubulanus polymorphus chromosome 11, tnTubPoly1.2, whole genome shotgun sequence encodes:
- the LOC141913373 gene encoding multidrug and toxin extrusion protein 1-like encodes the protein MAMGIEGLFSQAFGAKNYRYLRLLLQKGLLILICSGLLLVPLNFTADKIFILSGQNATVAEEAGRMLIVLSPNNIFVFANDIFMRFLMSQNIVLPVVIVGIFNNVVTAVICYVTVIVLRLASLGAAISFLVFFVLNAVCVCIASSLVNKDTIAIYRTNTDIFKNLWEVASMALGSAVSITCTSAALTVGTFFAGAFGVIELVTLSVSLQVILFNCDIFLGISEACCMRVGFLLSSRDGHAAKRALFFYEGIALMVAVVFGVIICSLHAVLARGFASDNSVEDKLKPTLLYIGATVPLFAVDVIFNAAIRGCAKIAITSITFSVNLTLGTSLGLILLYFTRLGALSIIIGYQSTCVLNALIFVPYAIFVLDWDEQSKLARHKTTDDLMLIQDGTGNSELDYSTFDLASSAIVRRDSS